Part of the Salminus brasiliensis chromosome 2, fSalBra1.hap2, whole genome shotgun sequence genome, AGTTCAGTGTTGTAATTGAACCACGTTTATTGACATGTTCGCTCCCTCTCCTTGACAGGTGCAAAGATAGCCAAGGGGACCAATCAAATGGCATGGTGATATCTAGCCAAAGTGAGAAACCCACTAAGGACCTTGCACCAAAACATTTGCTCCACTGCCAAAGCCAAGAAAGTTCAGAGACACAAGAGGATCTTCAGTTAATGAGGCCATCTGAGACCATTTagtttattctctctctcagtcacacacacacacacacacacacacacacacacacacacacacacacatatttgccATTCTATGAAACATAATCATCTTTGGATCAAGCAGCATGTTGGCTAAGAGACATCCCTCACCCTCCAGCTCCTGCTCAGGGGGCTGAGCCAGCTGGAGCAGGTGATGGGCCGTAGGGCAGCCGAAACGACCAATCCGGTGCCAGCGCTGGGGGTGCCCCTCGCGGGGGGGCGGGCTGTCCTTACGCAAAAATGGGGCCCACTTTGCAGCGTGGGAGTGCAAACATCTCCGGGGTTgcgctctctcccttctctaAAGAAGAGGAATCAGTCAATAGGCACAGCTCACGGAGTCTCCACAGAAACCATGTCCCTGGACAGGATGAGGCCGGTCACCAAGGGGCCGTTTCAGAATTGCATCAGCAATGTGTCCCAGGATGACATGTCGCAAGAAGGGGGCATCTACTGCCAGATCAAATCCATTCAGAGCAACCCCAAACAATCAGGATGCAAAGGCAATTTAAAGCGGAACCCTCGTTATGCCAATGGCAGCATAGTTGCACCAGAGTTGGTGGGCGGGGTTTGCAGCGATGGGGCGGAGACAGAGGAGTCAGGTACCCAAAATCAGATCAATACACAAGAACCCAGACGGGGTCAGTCGCTGAGAGGGGAGAAGGCTCGTCCTGTGGCACACTGTGGGACTGTGAGCTCCTATGCCACGCCCCCGCGGCCCTGCCGTATGATGACATCACCCAGGCTATGTGGCACATGCGGACGAAGGCAATCGCAAGCCCCACCTTGCATGGTGCACGCTTGCCGCAAgcgagcagccaatcagattcgGGCAAGCATGACCCTTCCGACACCACCCAAGAAGGATTTGCCCAAACTACAGAAGCAACATTCTACCGAAACAAACACAATAAGCTCCTCccacactcagaacacacacaaagacagcgACTCTATTTCTATACAGTCACACAAAAAAGACACAACCACGCAAGAAACACAGACACAAGCAAATGACGCAGCCTCACAAACAGTGCAAAACAAAATCTGCAAAACTGACTCGCTGACCACGCAACCATCTAAACGACAAAGTAAACAGAGgtcatcacaacacacacaaacacaaaactcaCAAACAGGTACGCCTACAAAGAAGCAACCACAAACTCAGCCTACAGAAACGACAGCTCCTGAAAAGCAACACACGCCGAAGGACACACAGCCTAAAGAGGAGTGTGTGAATAAGCAAACAGCTGCAGCTCCTGAGTCTACACATTCATCTGTGTATGTCACCCCTAAACCTCCTCCCCCTGTGCTTTCTATTGGAGTAGAAACAAAAGCCACACCCACTCTCCCACTTAAAAACTCTTCTCACTCCAAGTCTACAGAGGCAACACCCAAAGCTGTATCACCGAAATCTCCAAAATCACCCAAAGTCACCCCAAAAACTTCCCACACTGATCCAGAATCTAAAGTCGAGAACGATCCAGAAACTAAGCCATGTCCTTCAGACCCTACTCATCCCCCGCTAAAGGATGTGACTGCACCAGacatcccacaatgcaatgggGTGCCGACAGCACTCCACGGACTACTTCAGGACATCGAGGATAACCTGCTGTCCAATCAAGAGAAGATCAAAGTTCTACTTAATGTGATTCAGGATCTGGAGAAGAGCAAGGCCATGAGTGAGGGGTaagcagaagaggaggagggtttTAGGGGTGATAAGAGGGAGGGTGTGGCCTGAGGGGTGAGAAAAAGgatgaaagagggagaaaagcCTCACAGCCTCACAGGGGAAAGTTCACACAGCAAATAAAGTGGATCAAATTTCGATTTTCTTACCAAATCTGATTGTTTTGGGGATTTTAATGTGACCTTTATCCAACATTCATCTGAACTGTTCACTCAACTAAACTGGTACATGAGCAAAAGAGCAATACTTCACATTGTTTGGTCCAGCgcagtggataacaccactacctgccagtggagcTACCAAACCATGTGGTTCGCTCCTGGGttactatgctgtgctacaccaataagagtccctggg contains:
- the insyn2b gene encoding uncharacterized protein insyn2b, producing the protein MGRRAAETTNPVPALGVPLAGGRAVLTQKWGPLCSVGVQTSPGLRSLPSLKKRNQSIGTAHGVSTETMSLDRMRPVTKGPFQNCISNVSQDDMSQEGGIYCQIKSIQSNPKQSGCKGNLKRNPRYANGSIVAPELVGGVCSDGAETEESGTQNQINTQEPRRGQSLRGEKARPVAHCGTVSSYATPPRPCRMMTSPRLCGTCGRRQSQAPPCMVHACRKRAANQIRASMTLPTPPKKDLPKLQKQHSTETNTISSSHTQNTHKDSDSISIQSHKKDTTTQETQTQANDAASQTVQNKICKTDSLTTQPSKRQSKQRSSQHTQTQNSQTGTPTKKQPQTQPTETTAPEKQHTPKDTQPKEECVNKQTAAAPESTHSSVYVTPKPPPPVLSIGVETKATPTLPLKNSSHSKSTEATPKAVSPKSPKSPKVTPKTSHTDPESKVENDPETKPCPSDPTHPPLKDVTAPDIPQCNGVPTALHGLLQDIEDNLLSNQEKIKVLLNVIQDLEKSKAMSEGRCSYRTGQDINNCSTCQKTACIIYSVEHDFRLQEGRFQSVLEALDVEYDVPTPIPKQPVPSRPRTKNRVKKLRKKCFWWL